A single region of the Ficedula albicollis isolate OC2 chromosome 11, FicAlb1.5, whole genome shotgun sequence genome encodes:
- the LOC101807330 gene encoding uncharacterized protein LOC101807330 → MWLFLRLDGIGEFEHPQHPNMMVRDESKEIWSGGGLTMEYLEPQMCWKINFDGLLRKGSYRQQWNEEEGELVAVKFSLHWENSTDVFNFNVDSNPSTFARALAQEPWTIELFQRVKNQREQHFRHEQWGQSVGEIEIENSGKIELSLKGVRSHSYGNSPGKNSLPGECLHCSWAAKLRIVVKITSFMKLRHSRGNTITALGTYIAYHVNNYWIFLYPEKLL, encoded by the exons ATGTGGCTCTTCCTGAGGCTGGACGGGATAGGCGAGTTTGAA CACCCACAGCATCCAAACATGATGGTGAGAGATGAATCCAAGGAGATCTGGAGTGGAGGAGGACTCACTATGGAATACTTGGAGCCCCAAATGTGCTGGAAGATAAATTTTGATGGATTACTCAG GAAAGGATCCTACAGGCAGCAGTGGaatgaggaggaaggagaactTGTAGCAGTTAAATTCTCTTTGCA CTGGGAGAACTCCACAGATGTTTTTAACTTTAATGTTGACAGTAACCCCAGCACATTTGCTCGTGCTTTAGCCCAGGAGCCATGGACCATCGAGCTCTTCCAGAGGGTCAAAAA tcAAAGGGAGCAGCATTTCCGACACGAGCAGTGGGGCCAGTCGGTTGGAGAGATTGAAAtagaaaattctgggaaaattgAACTTTCCCTCAAAGGTGTTCGGAGCCACTCCTATGGTAACAGCCCTGGAAAGAATTCCCTCCCTGGGGAATGCCTTCACTGTAGCTGGGCAGCAAAATTAAGGATTGTTGTTAAAATAACCAGTTTCATGAAGTTAAGACATTCCAGAGGAAATACCATCACTGCTTTGGGGACATACATTGCTTACCATGTTAACAATTACTGGATATTTCTTTATCCAGAAAAGTTATTGTGA